One window from the genome of Dermacentor silvarum isolate Dsil-2018 chromosome 7, BIME_Dsil_1.4, whole genome shotgun sequence encodes:
- the LOC125946525 gene encoding uncharacterized protein LOC125946525 gives MSPMQMARLSSYRAATSSNAGSPMSPRFAQPALDCRYTSHKRSRSGSWSHARSPPSSRPQSGTALLKIVEGCRLCGKKSKMLDEQRAALAASPNDVQRRGELTDFVASASPAGRSGSSATAAIVAAAASAAGIQLEANGNDIEPCLDCLEEFVRRKRVQKGEAAIVSVERLDELNEKAGQLPRASSPLPSSERKEVIKATTVTSHVSAAEMAVCTRPSSRNAPADGATVGVSAASTGPTSLSVHQGTVSTSPQSPSPYRCPVCNACKCCGSIPPNSKT, from the exons TAATGCCGGAAGCCCGATGTCTCCACGGTTCGCGCAGCCGGCATTGGACTGCCGGTATACCAGCCACAAGCGCAGCCGTTCGGGTTCGTGGTCCCACGCGAGGTCTCCGCCCTCGTCACGACCCCAGTCGGGAACAGCGCTACTCAAGATCGTCGAGGGATGCAGGCTCTGTGGCAAGAAGAGCAAGATGCTGGATGAACAGCGCGCAGCTCTTGCCGCAAGCCCCAACGACGTGCAG AGACGGGGGGAGCTCACGGACTTCGTGGCCTCGGCGTCTCCAGCGGGCCGCTCCGGATCATCGGCAACCGCCGCCATCGTGGCTGCGGCCGCATCGGCAGCCGGCATACAACTGGAAGCCAACGGAAACGATATTGAGCCGTGTCTGGACTGCCTCGAGGAGTTTGTGCGCCGCAAGCGAGtccagaaaggcgaagcagcgaTCGTGTCCGTGGAGAGGCTGGACGAGTTGAACGAGAAGGCGGGGCAGTTGCCACGCGCCTCATCGCCGCTGCCTTCTTCGGAGAGGAAGGAG GTTATAAAGGCAACCACCGTCACCAGTCACGTGTCTGCTGCTGAGATGGCGGTGTGCACGCGTCCAAGTTCTCGAAACGCACCAGCAGATGGAGCCACTGTTGGCGTCTCCGCAGCCAGCACTGGTCCCACCTCACTGTCCGTCCATCAGGGCACCGTGTCCACCTCCCCTCAGTCACCATCGCCCTATCGCTGTCCTGTCTGCAATGCCTGCAAATGCTGCGGCTCTATCCCGCCGAACTCGAAGACCTAG